In a single window of the Desulfatirhabdium butyrativorans DSM 18734 genome:
- the ispG gene encoding flavodoxin-dependent (E)-4-hydroxy-3-methylbut-2-enyl-diphosphate synthase, whose translation MVLSKCGLKDAYLFPVITCMQMQIQRKSTQTVHVGNVPVGGMAPIAVQSMTNTPTQDVETTIAQIHRLEAAGCEIIRVAVPDEAAARAIRKIRQAISIPLIADIHFDHRLAIQALESGADGLRINPGNIGGKSKIRKVVEAAKNHNACIRVGVNAGSLEKDILKSCGSPTAEAMVESALRHIDLLRSMDFHQIKVSLKASDVKRTIAAYRLLSQQSDLPLHLGVTEAGGLFSGIVKSALGIGSLLLEGIGDTFRVSLTRDPVEEVRVAYEILRALDIRRRGPEIISCPTCGRCRIDLFRIAEEVEQALLTSTLDIKVAIMGCVVNGPGEAREADIGIAGGEGVGILFRKGRVVRKIPENQLVAQLLEEIRSFEKGKV comes from the coding sequence ATGGTGCTGTCAAAATGTGGTTTGAAAGACGCGTACCTTTTCCCCGTCATTACATGTATGCAGATGCAAATTCAACGAAAATCTACCCAAACCGTTCATGTAGGCAATGTTCCCGTGGGCGGCATGGCCCCCATTGCCGTGCAGTCGATGACCAACACCCCCACCCAGGACGTGGAAACCACCATAGCACAAATCCATCGGCTCGAAGCCGCAGGGTGTGAGATCATCCGAGTAGCCGTTCCGGACGAAGCGGCAGCCAGGGCCATTCGCAAGATTCGGCAGGCCATTTCGATTCCGCTCATCGCAGACATCCATTTCGATCATCGGCTGGCCATCCAGGCGCTCGAATCCGGGGCCGACGGGCTTCGGATCAACCCGGGAAACATCGGCGGAAAATCCAAAATCCGGAAGGTGGTCGAGGCGGCCAAAAACCATAACGCCTGCATCCGGGTCGGGGTCAACGCCGGTTCCCTCGAAAAGGATATCCTCAAAAGCTGCGGCAGCCCCACTGCGGAAGCCATGGTGGAGAGCGCCCTGCGGCATATCGACCTGCTCCGATCGATGGATTTTCATCAGATCAAGGTTTCCCTCAAGGCATCGGATGTCAAACGCACCATAGCCGCCTACCGGCTCCTTTCGCAACAGAGCGATCTGCCGCTGCACCTGGGGGTTACCGAGGCGGGCGGTCTTTTCAGCGGCATCGTCAAATCCGCCCTGGGCATCGGCAGCCTGCTGCTGGAGGGCATCGGCGATACGTTCCGCGTTTCGCTGACGCGGGACCCGGTCGAGGAGGTGCGCGTCGCCTATGAAATCCTCCGGGCGCTCGATATCCGAAGGCGCGGCCCGGAAATCATCTCCTGCCCCACCTGCGGCAGATGCCGCATCGATCTGTTCCGGATCGCCGAAGAGGTGGAGCAGGCCCTTTTGACGTCCACCCTCGACATCAAGGTGGCTATCATGGGCTGTGTGGTCAACGGCCCGGGAGAGGCGCGCGAAGCCGATATCGGCATTGCCGGAGGCGAAGGTGTGGGCATCCTGTTCAGGAAAGGCCGCGTGGTACGCAAAATCCCCGAAAATCAGTTGGTAGCGCAGTTGCTGGAAGAAATTCGATCGTTTGAGAAAGGAAAGGTATGA
- a CDS encoding metallophosphoesterase family protein — MTQRDDRPMRFSIDPGRPILVLSDTHGRLSDAVIQKLLGAQLILHAGDIDTAETLAEIEAIGPVVVARGNMDLGGWAREIPAVRVLVVNDYCIRIVHNLAHLGELDRGEAVDLVVHGHTHTPAIETDNHTLIVNPGSASLPKLGMTPSLMRIWLRENGLEAELVVP, encoded by the coding sequence ATGACACAGCGGGACGATCGACCGATGCGGTTTTCGATAGATCCGGGCCGCCCGATTCTCGTGCTTTCCGATACCCATGGCAGGCTCTCCGATGCCGTGATCCAGAAGCTGTTGGGCGCTCAGCTGATTCTTCATGCAGGCGATATCGATACGGCTGAAACCCTCGCGGAAATTGAGGCCATCGGCCCTGTGGTCGTGGCCAGGGGCAACATGGATCTCGGTGGCTGGGCGCGGGAAATTCCTGCCGTACGGGTGCTTGTCGTCAACGATTACTGCATCCGGATCGTCCACAACCTGGCCCATTTGGGCGAGCTGGATCGCGGCGAAGCTGTCGATCTCGTCGTCCATGGGCATACCCACACCCCCGCCATCGAAACCGACAACCATACCCTGATCGTTAACCCGGGAAGCGCTTCCCTGCCCAAACTCGGCATGACGCCCTCTCTGATGCGGATCTGGCTGCGGGAAAACGGGCTTGAAGCCGAGTTGGTGGTGCCATGA
- a CDS encoding HD-GYP domain-containing protein: MSSGLSLPLPAGRFSGGEPLSILVVDDNPVTRSVLALKLRQWGYRVAEAENGISAWELLQSSPIQMVITDWMMPDMDGMALSRRIREEITSRYTYIIVVSALDSKPDILKGLQAGIDDYLVKPIDFDHLQARMAIGKRILDLEKGLLVQNELIQQNYFQTIRMVTHLMEAFDEELGGHCRRVGQLARTIGQMHPDVHEADLPVLEAAGFLHDIGMIGLSKAIVGKRETEMTGEEKILYRAHPVQGELILSEIESLKPISRLVRHHHEQINGKGFPDGLKGETIPVLARIISAASIYDSLCHKRKVPIENIPEHLMMLKGYRIEPRLIDMLLEVNRQRIVREQNASVLELPIDELKEGMVLADHIRRPNGALVLSKDTRLSAFTIETLKRFVELAAIESAVSVYRMLP, encoded by the coding sequence ATGAGTTCCGGCCTATCGCTTCCCTTGCCCGCAGGCCGGTTCTCCGGAGGGGAGCCATTGAGCATTCTGGTGGTCGATGACAATCCGGTAACGCGGAGCGTTTTGGCGCTGAAACTGAGGCAATGGGGCTATCGGGTTGCGGAAGCGGAAAATGGCATATCGGCATGGGAACTGCTTCAATCTTCGCCGATCCAGATGGTGATCACCGACTGGATGATGCCCGATATGGACGGCATGGCACTCAGCCGCAGGATTCGTGAGGAAATCACCTCCCGCTATACCTATATCATCGTCGTCAGTGCGCTCGATTCCAAGCCCGACATATTAAAGGGATTGCAGGCAGGTATCGACGATTATCTGGTCAAGCCGATCGACTTCGATCATCTCCAGGCCCGGATGGCCATCGGGAAGCGGATTCTCGATCTCGAAAAGGGACTTCTGGTCCAAAATGAATTGATTCAGCAGAACTATTTTCAGACCATCCGCATGGTTACCCACCTGATGGAAGCCTTTGACGAAGAGCTGGGCGGGCATTGTCGCAGGGTGGGCCAGTTGGCCCGGACAATTGGCCAAATGCATCCCGATGTGCACGAAGCCGATCTGCCCGTACTGGAGGCTGCTGGATTTTTGCACGATATCGGTATGATCGGGCTTTCGAAAGCGATTGTCGGCAAACGGGAGACGGAAATGACCGGGGAGGAGAAAATCCTCTATCGCGCGCATCCCGTCCAGGGAGAGTTGATCCTGTCGGAGATCGAATCGCTGAAGCCGATTTCCCGGCTGGTCCGGCATCACCATGAACAAATCAACGGGAAAGGGTTTCCGGACGGTCTGAAAGGGGAAACGATTCCGGTTCTGGCCAGAATCATCTCGGCCGCTTCGATCTACGACAGCCTGTGCCACAAGCGGAAGGTTCCTATCGAGAATATTCCCGAGCATCTGATGATGCTCAAAGGCTATCGTATCGAGCCCAGGCTCATCGATATGCTGCTCGAGGTTAACAGGCAGCGGATTGTTCGGGAACAGAATGCGTCCGTGCTGGAATTACCGATTGACGAGCTCAAGGAAGGAATGGTTTTGGCCGATCATATCCGTAGGCCGAACGGTGCACTCGTTCTATCCAAGGATACGCGGTTGAGCGCCTTCACGATAGAAACGTTGAAACGGTTTGTGGAGCTGGCCGCCATCGAAAGCGCCGTTTCGGTGTATCGCATGTTGCCTTGA
- a CDS encoding motility protein A — MDIATVIGLVSGTILVVAAVMVGGKPALFLDIPSLLIVGGGTIATTFIRFSMKDVFNSVKVAMKAFIYQIPPVDEVVRQMVRYAQIAKKEGLIALENQRPADDFMAKALRYLADGYDEGLIEDMLEKDIRLTVERHTIGQNVFKSMASSAPAFGMIGTLIGLVQMLSSLSEPSTLGPSMALALLTTLYGALIAYLVCIPIADKLAMRSKQEQYIKKIIREAAIYMCQGITPLVLEESLKIYLSPKDRDKINYYRVKP; from the coding sequence ATGGATATTGCAACCGTCATCGGTTTGGTCAGTGGTACCATCCTGGTTGTCGCAGCGGTTATGGTAGGCGGAAAACCGGCCTTGTTCCTCGATATTCCGAGCCTGCTGATTGTCGGAGGAGGCACCATTGCCACGACCTTCATTCGTTTTTCGATGAAGGATGTGTTCAATTCGGTGAAGGTCGCCATGAAAGCTTTTATCTACCAGATACCGCCCGTGGATGAAGTGGTCAGGCAGATGGTTCGGTATGCCCAGATTGCCAAAAAGGAAGGGTTGATCGCGCTCGAAAACCAACGGCCGGCCGACGATTTTATGGCCAAGGCGCTACGGTATCTGGCAGACGGTTATGATGAGGGATTGATCGAAGACATGCTCGAAAAGGATATCCGCCTTACGGTCGAGCGGCACACCATCGGGCAAAACGTTTTCAAGAGTATGGCTTCTTCCGCGCCTGCTTTCGGCATGATCGGCACACTGATCGGTCTGGTTCAGATGCTTTCTTCCTTGTCTGAACCGAGTACACTGGGTCCTTCCATGGCATTGGCTCTGCTGACGACCCTGTACGGGGCCTTGATCGCTTATCTGGTTTGTATTCCCATCGCCGACAAGCTGGCCATGCGCAGCAAGCAGGAACAATATATCAAGAAGATTATCCGGGAAGCCGCCATATACATGTGTCAGGGGATTACCCCCCTCGTACTGGAGGAATCGCTCAAAATTTATCTTTCGCCCAAGGATCGGGACAAGATCAATTACTATCGTGTCAAACCATGA
- a CDS encoding flagellar motor protein MotB: MKNEEEFQRQEEGASPQWIVTFADLMNLLLCFFILLLSFSETDRAKYKQVAGSMKEAFGVVKESGKTASPEGGSIVGRELDRPIQTERYQSGDRVVKNFDESVVAEKTRDLSRYVETESKGNKFIIRLQGEPTFESGSAVIRPEMIPVLRKVGEVLKYAKGDVIVAGHTDNVPIHSSIYPSNLELSVSRAVSVSQFMISNNYIQPGRLSTMGFGEYRPIASNDTSEGRARNRRVEIIVTDLFS, translated from the coding sequence ATGAAAAACGAAGAAGAATTTCAGCGACAGGAAGAGGGAGCATCACCGCAATGGATCGTGACGTTTGCGGATCTGATGAATTTGCTGCTCTGTTTTTTTATTCTGTTGTTGTCTTTTTCCGAAACCGACAGGGCAAAGTACAAACAGGTTGCCGGTTCCATGAAGGAGGCATTTGGTGTTGTCAAGGAAAGCGGCAAGACCGCCTCTCCAGAAGGAGGCAGCATTGTCGGCCGAGAGTTAGATCGTCCAATTCAGACGGAGCGCTATCAATCCGGTGACCGGGTTGTGAAGAATTTTGATGAATCGGTGGTTGCAGAAAAGACCAGGGATCTCTCCCGGTATGTCGAGACCGAATCCAAGGGCAACAAGTTCATCATTCGGCTTCAGGGAGAGCCGACCTTCGAATCCGGCAGTGCGGTCATCCGCCCGGAAATGATTCCCGTGCTGCGAAAAGTGGGCGAAGTGCTGAAATATGCCAAGGGGGATGTCATCGTGGCGGGGCATACCGATAACGTGCCCATTCACAGCAGCATCTATCCATCCAATCTGGAATTGTCTGTTTCAAGGGCGGTTTCGGTTTCCCAGTTCATGATATCGAACAACTACATCCAACCGGGCAGACTTTCCACCATGGGGTTCGGGGAGTATCGGCCCATCGCCTCCAACGATACGAGCGAAGGCAGGGCCAGGAATCGCCGGGTGGAAATCATTGTGACGGATCTGTTCTCCTGA
- a CDS encoding NADH-quinone oxidoreductase subunit J family protein yields MSLLTILFYVIAGLIVFTTALAITRRNPVHAVLYLVISFFGTAMLFYLLGAPYLAALQLIVYAGAIMVLFLFVVMMMDVASSKRRLFPLRQWGAAAMIAFGAGIAGFLLLIRSPDAGKVLTAAQADPAEFSLHLFGSEWLSVEIASLLLLVALIGALVIAQKQAGQNAGLRRTDPSQ; encoded by the coding sequence ATGAGCCTGCTGACCATCCTCTTTTATGTGATCGCCGGACTGATTGTTTTTACGACGGCCCTTGCCATCACGCGGCGAAACCCGGTACATGCCGTTCTGTATCTGGTGATATCCTTCTTCGGAACCGCCATGCTCTTTTATCTGCTGGGCGCCCCATACTTGGCTGCGCTGCAGCTCATCGTCTATGCGGGCGCCATCATGGTGCTCTTCCTGTTTGTCGTCATGATGATGGATGTGGCATCATCGAAGCGGCGTCTTTTCCCGCTTCGCCAATGGGGCGCAGCCGCCATGATCGCCTTTGGCGCAGGAATTGCCGGTTTCCTGCTCCTGATTCGATCACCCGATGCCGGAAAAGTCCTCACTGCAGCCCAGGCGGACCCTGCCGAATTCAGCCTTCATTTGTTCGGTTCCGAGTGGCTTTCCGTCGAAATCGCATCGTTGCTGCTTCTGGTGGCGCTGATCGGGGCGCTGGTCATTGCGCAGAAACAGGCAGGACAAAACGCTGGGCTCAGGAGAACAGATCCGTCACAATGA
- a CDS encoding EFR1 family ferrodoxin (N-terminal region resembles flavodoxins. C-terminal ferrodoxin region binds two 4Fe-4S clusters.) has product MNRKINTLYFSPTGTTEKIVKTIADNISLTYMENLEISHIDITLPEGRKAPISFGADDMVVAGVPVYAGRVPNVLLKFLNTLSGNGATAVAVVLYGNRDYDDALIEFRDILTSNGFQVIAGGAFIGEHSFSTTLGAGRPDAHDLAAAADFASKIADKMRTPGEKSTVAVKGNHPYREYYRPKDQNGHFVSILKVVPKTSSDCIDCKHCAEVCPMGSIDASDVSRITGICIKCCACVKYCPVGAKYFDDEHYLWHKHELERTFGGIRREPEYFV; this is encoded by the coding sequence ATGAATCGGAAAATCAACACGCTGTATTTCAGCCCGACAGGGACAACCGAGAAAATTGTAAAGACCATTGCCGATAACATTTCATTAACATACATGGAGAACCTGGAGATTAGCCATATCGACATTACACTGCCGGAAGGTCGAAAAGCCCCCATCTCCTTTGGCGCAGACGACATGGTTGTTGCAGGCGTTCCGGTTTACGCAGGGCGTGTACCAAATGTATTGCTCAAATTCCTGAACACCCTTTCCGGGAACGGGGCAACCGCTGTCGCCGTTGTTTTATACGGAAACCGGGATTATGACGATGCACTGATCGAATTCAGGGACATTCTGACATCGAACGGTTTCCAGGTGATCGCCGGCGGCGCATTTATTGGCGAGCATTCCTTTTCAACGACACTCGGGGCAGGCAGACCCGATGCGCACGATCTGGCTGCGGCGGCCGATTTTGCTTCCAAAATAGCGGACAAGATGCGTACACCGGGTGAAAAATCGACTGTCGCCGTAAAAGGAAATCACCCATACAGGGAATATTACCGACCAAAAGATCAAAACGGTCACTTCGTCAGCATTCTGAAGGTCGTTCCGAAAACAAGCAGTGACTGCATCGATTGCAAGCACTGTGCCGAAGTTTGCCCCATGGGCTCGATTGATGCATCGGATGTTTCCAGGATCACGGGTATCTGCATCAAGTGTTGCGCCTGTGTCAAATACTGCCCGGTCGGCGCGAAATATTTCGATGATGAACATTATTTATGGCACAAGCACGAACTGGAACGCACCTTTGGCGGTATACGGCGGGAACCGGAATATTTTGTCTGA
- a CDS encoding DUF4236 domain-containing protein, producing the protein MGFRFRKSIRIAPGIRINLAKKGASLSVGTRGATVNFSSRGTRTTVGLPGTGISYSESERWPNGRSAASGSRGGGIIGWLLVIVVIWLLFKIF; encoded by the coding sequence ATGGGATTTCGTTTTCGCAAGAGTATTCGAATTGCGCCGGGCATCCGGATCAATCTCGCAAAGAAAGGGGCCAGTCTCTCGGTGGGAACCAGGGGCGCGACCGTAAATTTCAGCTCACGCGGAACGAGAACAACTGTAGGGCTCCCGGGAACCGGAATTTCCTATTCCGAATCGGAGCGATGGCCTAACGGCAGATCTGCTGCGTCAGGCTCCCGCGGAGGCGGCATTATCGGCTGGCTGTTGGTAATTGTCGTGATTTGGCTTCTGTTCAAGATATTCTGA